Proteins from a single region of Carassius carassius chromosome 25, fCarCar2.1, whole genome shotgun sequence:
- the LOC132104198 gene encoding adenylyl cyclase-associated protein 2-like isoform X4 — translation MKVGWRIKHWIINTQKEMADLLRPLSDQIQEIQNFREKKRGSSLFNHLSAVSESIPALGWVAVCQKPGPYVKEMSDAAIFYTNRVLKDYKDTDPRHAEWVRSYLNIWTELQTYIKEHHTTGLIWSRTGPVAPPSLFGAPSDSTCPPPPPPPPPGPLPVFMDNSPKSEDTSAQPSALFAQLNQGEAITKGLKHVSDKQKTHKNPNLRSQGGRTHQASPAKSQNPGSSACASAKKHSPVLELEGKKWRVEHQERSQDLLIEETELRQVVYVFSCSNSTLQIKGKVNSIIVDNCKKLGLVFDSVVGIVDIINSRDIQLQVMGKVPTISINKTEGCHVYLCKDSLDCEIVSAKSSEMNVLVPEGEDDYREFPIPEQFKTVWDGSSLVTEPAKIAG, via the exons ATGAAAGTAGGATGGAGAATTAAACACTGGATAATAAACACACAG AAAGAGATGGCTGACCTCCTCAGACCCCTCTCCGACCAGATCCAGGAGATCCAGAATTTCCGGGAGAAGAAGCGTGGCAGCAGTCTGTTCAACCACCTGTCTGCCGTGAGCGAGAGCATCCCCGCTCTGGGCTGGGTGGCCGTG TGTCAGAAACCAGGGCCGTATGTGAAGGAGATGAGCGATGCCGCAATTTTCTACACAAACAGAGTCCTTAAAGATTACAAAGACAC AGACCCCCGTCATGCTGAGTGGGTGCGTTCCTATCTGAACATCTGGACTGAACTTCAGACCTACATCAAGGAGCACCACACAACTGGACTCATCTGGAGCAGGACT GGTCCTGTAGCCCCTCCCTCGCTGTTCGGTGCTCCTTCTGATAGCACttgccctcctcctcctcctcctccaccaccaGGTCCTCTTCCAGTGTTCATGGATAACAGCCCTAAATCCGAGGACACATCAGCCCAGCCTTCAGCTCTGTTTGCACAGCTCAACCAGGGAGAGGCCATCACTAAAG GTTTAAAACATGTGTCTGACAAGCAGAAGACCCATAAGAACCCTAACTTGCGCTCTCAGGGAGGGAGGACACACCAGGCATCTCCAGCCAAAAGTCAGAACCCCGGCTCATCTGCCTGTGCATCTGCCAAGAAACATTCCCCCGTGCTGGAGCTGGAAGGAAAGAAGTGGAGGGTG GAGCATCAGGAGCGGTCTCAGGACCTGTTGATAGAGGAGACAGAGCTCAGACAGGTGGTTTATGTCTTTAGCTGTAGCaactccacactccagatcaaaGGCAAAGTCAACTCCATCATAGTGG ATAATTGTAAGAAGCTCGGACTCGTGTTTGACAGTGTGGTTGGCATCGTTGACATCATCAACTCCAGAGACATTCAGCTTCAG GTAATGGGAAAAGTTCCTACTATTTCCATTAACAAGACTGAGGGGTGCCATGTCTACTTGTGCAAGGATTCACTTGACTGTGAGATTGTCAGTGCCAAGAGCTCCGAGATGAACGTCCTTGTTCCTGAGGGAGAAGATGATTAT AGGGAGTTTCCAATCCCAGAGCAGTTTAAAACGGTTTGGGATGGCTCCAGTCTGGTGACAGAGCCCGCAAAGATCGCTGGTTGA
- the LOC132104198 gene encoding adenylyl cyclase-associated protein 2-like isoform X3 encodes MHCMLILFNIDTVDFYQICLQKEMADLLRPLSDQIQEIQNFREKKRGSSLFNHLSAVSESIPALGWVAVCQKPGPYVKEMSDAAIFYTNRVLKDYKDTDPRHAEWVRSYLNIWTELQTYIKEHHTTGLIWSRTGPVAPPSLFGAPSDSTCPPPPPPPPPGPLPVFMDNSPKSEDTSAQPSALFAQLNQGEAITKGLKHVSDKQKTHKNPNLRSQGGRTHQASPAKSQNPGSSACASAKKHSPVLELEGKKWRVEHQERSQDLLIEETELRQVVYVFSCSNSTLQIKGKVNSIIVDNCKKLGLVFDSVVGIVDIINSRDIQLQVMGKVPTISINKTEGCHVYLCKDSLDCEIVSAKSSEMNVLVPEGEDDYREFPIPEQFKTVWDGSSLVTEPAKIAG; translated from the exons atGCACTGTATGCTAATACTCTTTAATATCGACACGGTTGACTTTTATCAGATCTGTCTTCAG AAAGAGATGGCTGACCTCCTCAGACCCCTCTCCGACCAGATCCAGGAGATCCAGAATTTCCGGGAGAAGAAGCGTGGCAGCAGTCTGTTCAACCACCTGTCTGCCGTGAGCGAGAGCATCCCCGCTCTGGGCTGGGTGGCCGTG TGTCAGAAACCAGGGCCGTATGTGAAGGAGATGAGCGATGCCGCAATTTTCTACACAAACAGAGTCCTTAAAGATTACAAAGACAC AGACCCCCGTCATGCTGAGTGGGTGCGTTCCTATCTGAACATCTGGACTGAACTTCAGACCTACATCAAGGAGCACCACACAACTGGACTCATCTGGAGCAGGACT GGTCCTGTAGCCCCTCCCTCGCTGTTCGGTGCTCCTTCTGATAGCACttgccctcctcctcctcctcctccaccaccaGGTCCTCTTCCAGTGTTCATGGATAACAGCCCTAAATCCGAGGACACATCAGCCCAGCCTTCAGCTCTGTTTGCACAGCTCAACCAGGGAGAGGCCATCACTAAAG GTTTAAAACATGTGTCTGACAAGCAGAAGACCCATAAGAACCCTAACTTGCGCTCTCAGGGAGGGAGGACACACCAGGCATCTCCAGCCAAAAGTCAGAACCCCGGCTCATCTGCCTGTGCATCTGCCAAGAAACATTCCCCCGTGCTGGAGCTGGAAGGAAAGAAGTGGAGGGTG GAGCATCAGGAGCGGTCTCAGGACCTGTTGATAGAGGAGACAGAGCTCAGACAGGTGGTTTATGTCTTTAGCTGTAGCaactccacactccagatcaaaGGCAAAGTCAACTCCATCATAGTGG ATAATTGTAAGAAGCTCGGACTCGTGTTTGACAGTGTGGTTGGCATCGTTGACATCATCAACTCCAGAGACATTCAGCTTCAG GTAATGGGAAAAGTTCCTACTATTTCCATTAACAAGACTGAGGGGTGCCATGTCTACTTGTGCAAGGATTCACTTGACTGTGAGATTGTCAGTGCCAAGAGCTCCGAGATGAACGTCCTTGTTCCTGAGGGAGAAGATGATTAT AGGGAGTTTCCAATCCCAGAGCAGTTTAAAACGGTTTGGGATGGCTCCAGTCTGGTGACAGAGCCCGCAAAGATCGCTGGTTGA